A single region of the Ahaetulla prasina isolate Xishuangbanna chromosome 13, ASM2864084v1, whole genome shotgun sequence genome encodes:
- the COPS2 gene encoding COP9 signalosome complex subunit 2 isoform X1, protein MSDMEDDFMCDDEEDYDLEYSEDSNSEPNVDLENQYYNSKALKEDDPKAALSSFQKVLELEGEKGEWGFKALKQMIKINFKLTNFPEMMNRYKQLLTYIRSAVTRNYSEKSINSILDYISTSKQNSDFLCQMDLLQEFYETTLEALKDAKNDRLWFKTNTKLGKLYLEREEYGKLQKILRQLHQSCQTDDGEDDLKKGTQLLEIYALEIQMYTAQKNNKKLKALYEQSLHIKSAIPHPLIMGVIRECGGKMHLREGEFEKAHTDFFEAFKNYDESGSPRRTTCLKYLVLANMLMKSGINPFDSQEAKPYKNDPEILAMTNLVSAYQNNDITEFEKILKTNHSNIMDDPFIREHIEELLRNIRTQVLIKLIKPYTRIHIPFISKELNIDVADVESLLVQCILDNTIHGRIDQVNQLLELDHQKRGGARYTALDKWTNQLNSLNQAVVSKLA, encoded by the exons gaaTATTCTGAAGACAGCAACTCTGAACCAAATGTAGATTTGGAGAATCAGTATTATAACTCCAAAGCCTTGAAAGAGGATGACCCCAAAGCAGCACTGAGCAGTTTTCAAAag gTTTTGGAGCTTGAAGGTGAAAAAGGAGAATGGGGATTCAAAGCATTAAAACagatgataaaaataaatttcaaactg ACTAACTTTCCTGAAATGATGAACAGATATAAACAACTGTTGACCTACATACGGAGTGCGGTCACAAGGAATTACTCAGAAAAATCCATCAATTCTATTCTTGATTATATTTCCACTTCAAAGCAG AATTCTGATTTTTTATGTCAGATGGATTTGCTTCAGGAATTTTATGAGACAACACTTGAAGCACTGAAAGATGCTAAGAATGATAGATTGTGGTTTAAGACAAACACAAAG CTTGGCAAATTATATTTAGAACGAGAAGAGTATGGCAAGTTACAGAAGATTTTACGGCAACTCCATCAGTCATGTCAG acTGATGATGGAGAAGATGACCTTAAAAAAGGCACGCAGCTATTGGAAATTTACGCTTTGGAAATTCAAATGTATAcagcacaaaaaaataataaaaaacttaaGGCACTATATGAACAGTCATTGCACATCAAGTCTGCAATTCCTCATCCGCTGATCATGGGAGTTATCAGAG AATGTGGTGGTAAAATGCACCTAAGAGAAGGTGAATTTGAAAAGGCACATACTGATTTCTTTGAAGCGTTCAAAAATTATGATGAATCAGGGAGTCCAAGAAGAACTACGTGCTTAAAATATTTAGTCCTAGCAAACATGCTGATGAAGTCTGGAATAAATCCGTTTGATTCTCAGGAG GCAAAACCATACAAAAATGATCCAGAGATTCTAGCAATGACAAATTTAGTAAG TGCCTATCAGAATAATGACATCACTGAATTTGAGAAGATCCTGAAGACAAATCACAGTAACATCATGGACGATCCCTTCATAAGGGAACACATTGAAG AACTTTTGCGAAACATCAGGACACAAGTGCTTATAAAATTAATTAAGCCTTACACAAGGATACATATTCCATTTATTTCAAAG GAGTTAAACATAGATGTAGCTGATGTGGAAAGCTTGCTTGTGCAGTGTATACTGGATAA CACTATTCATGGCCGGATCGATCAAGTCAATCAACTTCTTGAGCTAGATCATCAGAAGCGGGGTGGAGCACGGTATACTGCGTTAGATAAATGGACCAACCAACTGAACTCACTCAACCAGGCAGTAGTCAGTAAGCTGGCTTAA
- the COPS2 gene encoding COP9 signalosome complex subunit 2 isoform X2: MSDMEDDFMCDDEEDYDLEYSEDSNSEPNVDLENQYYNSKALKEDDPKAALSSFQKVLELEGEKGEWGFKALKQMIKINFKLTNFPEMMNRYKQLLTYIRSAVTRNYSEKSINSILDYISTSKQMDLLQEFYETTLEALKDAKNDRLWFKTNTKLGKLYLEREEYGKLQKILRQLHQSCQTDDGEDDLKKGTQLLEIYALEIQMYTAQKNNKKLKALYEQSLHIKSAIPHPLIMGVIRECGGKMHLREGEFEKAHTDFFEAFKNYDESGSPRRTTCLKYLVLANMLMKSGINPFDSQEAKPYKNDPEILAMTNLVSAYQNNDITEFEKILKTNHSNIMDDPFIREHIEELLRNIRTQVLIKLIKPYTRIHIPFISKELNIDVADVESLLVQCILDNTIHGRIDQVNQLLELDHQKRGGARYTALDKWTNQLNSLNQAVVSKLA; this comes from the exons gaaTATTCTGAAGACAGCAACTCTGAACCAAATGTAGATTTGGAGAATCAGTATTATAACTCCAAAGCCTTGAAAGAGGATGACCCCAAAGCAGCACTGAGCAGTTTTCAAAag gTTTTGGAGCTTGAAGGTGAAAAAGGAGAATGGGGATTCAAAGCATTAAAACagatgataaaaataaatttcaaactg ACTAACTTTCCTGAAATGATGAACAGATATAAACAACTGTTGACCTACATACGGAGTGCGGTCACAAGGAATTACTCAGAAAAATCCATCAATTCTATTCTTGATTATATTTCCACTTCAAAGCAG ATGGATTTGCTTCAGGAATTTTATGAGACAACACTTGAAGCACTGAAAGATGCTAAGAATGATAGATTGTGGTTTAAGACAAACACAAAG CTTGGCAAATTATATTTAGAACGAGAAGAGTATGGCAAGTTACAGAAGATTTTACGGCAACTCCATCAGTCATGTCAG acTGATGATGGAGAAGATGACCTTAAAAAAGGCACGCAGCTATTGGAAATTTACGCTTTGGAAATTCAAATGTATAcagcacaaaaaaataataaaaaacttaaGGCACTATATGAACAGTCATTGCACATCAAGTCTGCAATTCCTCATCCGCTGATCATGGGAGTTATCAGAG AATGTGGTGGTAAAATGCACCTAAGAGAAGGTGAATTTGAAAAGGCACATACTGATTTCTTTGAAGCGTTCAAAAATTATGATGAATCAGGGAGTCCAAGAAGAACTACGTGCTTAAAATATTTAGTCCTAGCAAACATGCTGATGAAGTCTGGAATAAATCCGTTTGATTCTCAGGAG GCAAAACCATACAAAAATGATCCAGAGATTCTAGCAATGACAAATTTAGTAAG TGCCTATCAGAATAATGACATCACTGAATTTGAGAAGATCCTGAAGACAAATCACAGTAACATCATGGACGATCCCTTCATAAGGGAACACATTGAAG AACTTTTGCGAAACATCAGGACACAAGTGCTTATAAAATTAATTAAGCCTTACACAAGGATACATATTCCATTTATTTCAAAG GAGTTAAACATAGATGTAGCTGATGTGGAAAGCTTGCTTGTGCAGTGTATACTGGATAA CACTATTCATGGCCGGATCGATCAAGTCAATCAACTTCTTGAGCTAGATCATCAGAAGCGGGGTGGAGCACGGTATACTGCGTTAGATAAATGGACCAACCAACTGAACTCACTCAACCAGGCAGTAGTCAGTAAGCTGGCTTAA